From Maylandia zebra isolate NMK-2024a linkage group LG11, Mzebra_GT3a, whole genome shotgun sequence, one genomic window encodes:
- the LOC101485953 gene encoding uncharacterized protein LOC101485953 isoform X2 has product MGNLWWLFLVGLATGPISGKLFVFSQSFSPSDDLYIEGRTSGDLPIDDEDGDDGGSGSGSGDYDAGDMVLTLPSPSSKTEQRQPQPTVHSPDNPPTTVARSHDPATTAKEADIFPDGDKGLGVGPTADWFGKDASPSTTNVPPSGSTRADGVINSGKERRLDVLNPQYEEPIKKSDETLTKADREGLFGENSMEVSSENLLERKEVLAAVIVCGVIGFLCAVSLLSLLAYRMKKKDEGSYDLGDNKLSATAYHKAPTKEFYA; this is encoded by the exons ATGGGGAATCTGTGGTGGTTGTTCCTCGTCGGGCTGGCAACTGGGCCAATCAGTGGAAAA CTCTTTGTCTTCTCCCAGTCATTTAGCCCAAGTGATGACTTATACATAGAGGGCCGAACATCTGGTGACCTCCCTATAGAcgatgaagatggtgatgatggtggGTCAGGCTCTGGATCTGGAGATTATG ATGCCGGGGATATGGTCCTGACGTTGCCTAGCCCCTCTAGCAAAACAGAGCAGCGTCAACCACAGCCTACAGTACACTCTCCAGACAACCCACCAACCACAGTGGCACGCAGCCATGATCCAGCAACTACAGCGAAGGAGGCTGACATTTTCCCTGATGGAGACAAG GGGCTTGGTGTTGGCCCAACAGCTGACTGGTTTGGAAAGGATGCTAGTCCCAGCACCACCAATGTGCCTCCCAGTGGCAGTACTAGAGCTGATGGTGTAATCAATTCTGGCAAGGAGAGACGCCTGGATGTGTTAAATCCCCAATATGAAGAGCCTATCAAAAAGTCTGATGAAACTCTTACCAAAGCTGATCGAGAAGGATTATTTGGTGAGAACTCTATGGAGGTATCCTCTGAGAACCTGCTGGAGAGAAAAGAGGTGCTAGCAG CTGTGATAGTGTGCGGAGTCATTGGATTCCTCTGTGCTGTTTCCCTCTTGTCTCTCCTTGCCTACCGCATGAAGAAGAAGGATGAAGGTAGCTACGACCTGGGAGATAACAAACTTTCTGCAACTGCATATCACAAAGCACCCACCAAGGAGTTCTACGCCTGA
- the LOC101485953 gene encoding uncharacterized protein LOC101485953 isoform X1, producing MGNLWWLFLVGLATGPISGKLFVFSQSFSPSDDLYIEGRTSGDLPIDDEDGDDGGSGSGSGDYVSRAHSDAGDMVLTLPSPSSKTEQRQPQPTVHSPDNPPTTVARSHDPATTAKEADIFPDGDKGLGVGPTADWFGKDASPSTTNVPPSGSTRADGVINSGKERRLDVLNPQYEEPIKKSDETLTKADREGLFGENSMEVSSENLLERKEVLAAVIVCGVIGFLCAVSLLSLLAYRMKKKDEGSYDLGDNKLSATAYHKAPTKEFYA from the exons ATGGGGAATCTGTGGTGGTTGTTCCTCGTCGGGCTGGCAACTGGGCCAATCAGTGGAAAA CTCTTTGTCTTCTCCCAGTCATTTAGCCCAAGTGATGACTTATACATAGAGGGCCGAACATCTGGTGACCTCCCTATAGAcgatgaagatggtgatgatggtggGTCAGGCTCTGGATCTGGAGATTATG TTTCCCGTGCCCATTCAGATGCCGGGGATATGGTCCTGACGTTGCCTAGCCCCTCTAGCAAAACAGAGCAGCGTCAACCACAGCCTACAGTACACTCTCCAGACAACCCACCAACCACAGTGGCACGCAGCCATGATCCAGCAACTACAGCGAAGGAGGCTGACATTTTCCCTGATGGAGACAAG GGGCTTGGTGTTGGCCCAACAGCTGACTGGTTTGGAAAGGATGCTAGTCCCAGCACCACCAATGTGCCTCCCAGTGGCAGTACTAGAGCTGATGGTGTAATCAATTCTGGCAAGGAGAGACGCCTGGATGTGTTAAATCCCCAATATGAAGAGCCTATCAAAAAGTCTGATGAAACTCTTACCAAAGCTGATCGAGAAGGATTATTTGGTGAGAACTCTATGGAGGTATCCTCTGAGAACCTGCTGGAGAGAAAAGAGGTGCTAGCAG CTGTGATAGTGTGCGGAGTCATTGGATTCCTCTGTGCTGTTTCCCTCTTGTCTCTCCTTGCCTACCGCATGAAGAAGAAGGATGAAGGTAGCTACGACCTGGGAGATAACAAACTTTCTGCAACTGCATATCACAAAGCACCCACCAAGGAGTTCTACGCCTGA
- the mrs2 gene encoding magnesium transporter MRS2 homolog, mitochondrial isoform X1, with protein MDDLRRSALPPRCIMVQRARALLSSCHHVKPGSCVFRLKHSRTCRLGTLYRHRQLSSASMAVCVKALCCVGVEIKMHKLLLAGCANFHPKWFLNSLGPFSSRLGGTRTLSYYSRAAEFCPTGHSVPQGNVRLGSFSRNYSDVCLNSLVSQALPLSTCQTRRPQCAAVRTERNLLQRGVVWPVSFICRRVSDAPPSTVAPAFVVMKFDQEGNVTSFEKKKTELCQELSLQARDLRFQHTTSLTARNNCIILRMAALKAILTPESLMVLDFRGLGLERWLVLELAPQLASQTHTLPFEFRALEAILQHKVNTLQARLNEVEPVILDTLESLVDPKILSADRSKLHVLLQNSKSLSELETDIKMFKDSMLKVLDEDETVEEFCLTKWTDPRVFEESSLGIDHAEEMELLLENYYMQAEELGNRARELKGLIDDSESVIFINLDSHRNVMMRLNLQLTMGSFSLSLFGLIGVAFGMNLTTAFEDDPRAFWLVTGFMFLGSGLIWRRLLSFLGRHLETSVPPRIPPIWKRNMRPSDIKAGVR; from the exons ATGGACGATCTTCGGCGCTCTGCGCTGCCGCCGCGGTGCATTATGGTCCAGAGAGCCCGTGCTCTTCTGTCCTCCTGTCATCACGTTAAGCCGGGGAGCTGTGTTTTCAGGTTGAAACACAGCCGCACATGTAGACTCGGGACACTTTACAGGCATCGGCAG CTCTCCAGCGCCAGTATGGCGGTCTGCGTAAAGGCTTTGTGTTGCGTTGGTGTGGAGATCAAAATGCACAAGTTACTGCTGGCCGGCTGTGCGAACTTTCATCCAAAGtggtttttaaactctcttGGTCCTTTTTCCTCACGACTTGGTGGGACAAGAACCCTCAGCTATTATAGCAGAGCTGCAGAGTTCTGTCCAACGGGACACTCTGTGCCACAGGGAAATGTAAGACTGGGATCATTCAGCAGGAACTACAGTGATGTCTGCTTGAATTCACTGGTCAGTCAAGCACTGCCTTTATCCACATGTCAGACCAGAAGACCTCAGTGTGCTGCAGTGAGAACTGAGAGaaacctgctgcagagaggcgtaGTGTGGCCTG TGTCCTTTATCTGCAGAAGAGTCTCAGACGCCCCTCCTTCCACTGTAGCTCCGGCATTTGTAGTG ATGAAGTTTGACCAAGAGGGAAATGTGACGTCATTTG aaaaaaagaagacggAGCTTTGCCAGGAGTTAAGTCTTCAAGCCAGAGACCTACGCTTCCAACACACTACCAGCCTCACTGCTAGAAATAACTGCATTATTTTACGAATGGCG GCCTTGAAAGCCATCTTGACCCCGGAGTCTCTTATGGTCTTGGATTTTCGTGGTCTTGGACTGGAGCGCTGGTTAGTTCTGGAGCTCGCCCCCCAGCTAGCGTCACAGACGCACACTCTGCCCTTCGAGTTCAGAGCACTGGAAGCCATCCTGCAGCACAAG GTAAACACGCTGCAAGCCCGCTTGAATGAAGTTGAACCAGTCATATTGGATACGCTGGAATCCCTCGTAGACCCTAAAATCCTTTCTGCTGATAGAAGTAAACTACATGTACTTCTGCAGAATAGCAAGAG CTTATCAGAgttggagacagacataaaaatGTTTAAGGACTCCATGCTGAAGGTCTTGGATGAGGATGAGACGGTTGAAGAGTTCTGTCTCACAAAATGGACAGACCCAAGAGTTTT TGAAGAGAGCAGTTTGGGTATTGACCACGCTGAGGAGATGGAGCTTTTATTGGAGAATTATTATATGCAG GCCGAGGAACTtgggaacagagccagagagctGAAGGGTCTGATAGACGACTCTGAGAGTGTAATCTTTATCAATCTGGACAG CCACCGGAACGTGATGATGCGACTGAATCTGCAGCTGACCATGGGGTCCTTCTCCCTTTCCTTATTTGGCCTAATAGGTGTGGCGTTTGGAATGAATTTGACAACAGCTTTCGAAGAT GACCCCCGCGCTTTCTGGCTGGTAACAGGTTTCATGTTCTTGGGCAGTGGGCTGATATGGAGGCGACTTTTATCATTTTTGGGACGGCATCTAGAGACTTCAGTACCCCCACGA ATCCCTCCAATTTGGAAGAGGAATATGAGACCATCAGACATCAAGGCTGGGGTCAGATGA
- the mrs2 gene encoding magnesium transporter MRS2 homolog, mitochondrial isoform X2, producing the protein MDDLRRSALPPRCIMVQRARALLSSCHHVKPGSCVFRLKHSRTCRLGTLYRHRQLSSASMAVCVKALCCVGVEIKMHKLLLAGCANFHPKWFLNSLGPFSSRLGGTRTLSYYSRAAEFCPTGHSVPQGNTRRPQCAAVRTERNLLQRGVVWPVSFICRRVSDAPPSTVAPAFVVMKFDQEGNVTSFEKKKTELCQELSLQARDLRFQHTTSLTARNNCIILRMAALKAILTPESLMVLDFRGLGLERWLVLELAPQLASQTHTLPFEFRALEAILQHKVNTLQARLNEVEPVILDTLESLVDPKILSADRSKLHVLLQNSKSLSELETDIKMFKDSMLKVLDEDETVEEFCLTKWTDPRVFEESSLGIDHAEEMELLLENYYMQAEELGNRARELKGLIDDSESVIFINLDSHRNVMMRLNLQLTMGSFSLSLFGLIGVAFGMNLTTAFEDDPRAFWLVTGFMFLGSGLIWRRLLSFLGRHLETSVPPRIPPIWKRNMRPSDIKAGVR; encoded by the exons ATGGACGATCTTCGGCGCTCTGCGCTGCCGCCGCGGTGCATTATGGTCCAGAGAGCCCGTGCTCTTCTGTCCTCCTGTCATCACGTTAAGCCGGGGAGCTGTGTTTTCAGGTTGAAACACAGCCGCACATGTAGACTCGGGACACTTTACAGGCATCGGCAG CTCTCCAGCGCCAGTATGGCGGTCTGCGTAAAGGCTTTGTGTTGCGTTGGTGTGGAGATCAAAATGCACAAGTTACTGCTGGCCGGCTGTGCGAACTTTCATCCAAAGtggtttttaaactctcttGGTCCTTTTTCCTCACGACTTGGTGGGACAAGAACCCTCAGCTATTATAGCAGAGCTGCAGAGTTCTGTCCAACGGGACACTCTGTGCCACAGGGAAAT ACCAGAAGACCTCAGTGTGCTGCAGTGAGAACTGAGAGaaacctgctgcagagaggcgtaGTGTGGCCTG TGTCCTTTATCTGCAGAAGAGTCTCAGACGCCCCTCCTTCCACTGTAGCTCCGGCATTTGTAGTG ATGAAGTTTGACCAAGAGGGAAATGTGACGTCATTTG aaaaaaagaagacggAGCTTTGCCAGGAGTTAAGTCTTCAAGCCAGAGACCTACGCTTCCAACACACTACCAGCCTCACTGCTAGAAATAACTGCATTATTTTACGAATGGCG GCCTTGAAAGCCATCTTGACCCCGGAGTCTCTTATGGTCTTGGATTTTCGTGGTCTTGGACTGGAGCGCTGGTTAGTTCTGGAGCTCGCCCCCCAGCTAGCGTCACAGACGCACACTCTGCCCTTCGAGTTCAGAGCACTGGAAGCCATCCTGCAGCACAAG GTAAACACGCTGCAAGCCCGCTTGAATGAAGTTGAACCAGTCATATTGGATACGCTGGAATCCCTCGTAGACCCTAAAATCCTTTCTGCTGATAGAAGTAAACTACATGTACTTCTGCAGAATAGCAAGAG CTTATCAGAgttggagacagacataaaaatGTTTAAGGACTCCATGCTGAAGGTCTTGGATGAGGATGAGACGGTTGAAGAGTTCTGTCTCACAAAATGGACAGACCCAAGAGTTTT TGAAGAGAGCAGTTTGGGTATTGACCACGCTGAGGAGATGGAGCTTTTATTGGAGAATTATTATATGCAG GCCGAGGAACTtgggaacagagccagagagctGAAGGGTCTGATAGACGACTCTGAGAGTGTAATCTTTATCAATCTGGACAG CCACCGGAACGTGATGATGCGACTGAATCTGCAGCTGACCATGGGGTCCTTCTCCCTTTCCTTATTTGGCCTAATAGGTGTGGCGTTTGGAATGAATTTGACAACAGCTTTCGAAGAT GACCCCCGCGCTTTCTGGCTGGTAACAGGTTTCATGTTCTTGGGCAGTGGGCTGATATGGAGGCGACTTTTATCATTTTTGGGACGGCATCTAGAGACTTCAGTACCCCCACGA ATCCCTCCAATTTGGAAGAGGAATATGAGACCATCAGACATCAAGGCTGGGGTCAGATGA
- the mrs2 gene encoding magnesium transporter MRS2 homolog, mitochondrial isoform X4, with protein MKNCMLRFVILNFIIPTQSSVHTVSFICRRVSDAPPSTVAPAFVVMKFDQEGNVTSFEKKKTELCQELSLQARDLRFQHTTSLTARNNCIILRMAALKAILTPESLMVLDFRGLGLERWLVLELAPQLASQTHTLPFEFRALEAILQHKVNTLQARLNEVEPVILDTLESLVDPKILSADRSKLHVLLQNSKSLSELETDIKMFKDSMLKVLDEDETVEEFCLTKWTDPRVFEESSLGIDHAEEMELLLENYYMQAEELGNRARELKGLIDDSESVIFINLDSHRNVMMRLNLQLTMGSFSLSLFGLIGVAFGMNLTTAFEDDPRAFWLVTGFMFLGSGLIWRRLLSFLGRHLETSVPPRIPPIWKRNMRPSDIKAGVR; from the exons ATGAAGAATTGTATGCTAAGGTTTGTAATTCTAAACTTTATTATCCCGACCCAAAGCTCTGTACATACAG TGTCCTTTATCTGCAGAAGAGTCTCAGACGCCCCTCCTTCCACTGTAGCTCCGGCATTTGTAGTG ATGAAGTTTGACCAAGAGGGAAATGTGACGTCATTTG aaaaaaagaagacggAGCTTTGCCAGGAGTTAAGTCTTCAAGCCAGAGACCTACGCTTCCAACACACTACCAGCCTCACTGCTAGAAATAACTGCATTATTTTACGAATGGCG GCCTTGAAAGCCATCTTGACCCCGGAGTCTCTTATGGTCTTGGATTTTCGTGGTCTTGGACTGGAGCGCTGGTTAGTTCTGGAGCTCGCCCCCCAGCTAGCGTCACAGACGCACACTCTGCCCTTCGAGTTCAGAGCACTGGAAGCCATCCTGCAGCACAAG GTAAACACGCTGCAAGCCCGCTTGAATGAAGTTGAACCAGTCATATTGGATACGCTGGAATCCCTCGTAGACCCTAAAATCCTTTCTGCTGATAGAAGTAAACTACATGTACTTCTGCAGAATAGCAAGAG CTTATCAGAgttggagacagacataaaaatGTTTAAGGACTCCATGCTGAAGGTCTTGGATGAGGATGAGACGGTTGAAGAGTTCTGTCTCACAAAATGGACAGACCCAAGAGTTTT TGAAGAGAGCAGTTTGGGTATTGACCACGCTGAGGAGATGGAGCTTTTATTGGAGAATTATTATATGCAG GCCGAGGAACTtgggaacagagccagagagctGAAGGGTCTGATAGACGACTCTGAGAGTGTAATCTTTATCAATCTGGACAG CCACCGGAACGTGATGATGCGACTGAATCTGCAGCTGACCATGGGGTCCTTCTCCCTTTCCTTATTTGGCCTAATAGGTGTGGCGTTTGGAATGAATTTGACAACAGCTTTCGAAGAT GACCCCCGCGCTTTCTGGCTGGTAACAGGTTTCATGTTCTTGGGCAGTGGGCTGATATGGAGGCGACTTTTATCATTTTTGGGACGGCATCTAGAGACTTCAGTACCCCCACGA ATCCCTCCAATTTGGAAGAGGAATATGAGACCATCAGACATCAAGGCTGGGGTCAGATGA
- the mrs2 gene encoding magnesium transporter MRS2 homolog, mitochondrial isoform X3, producing MYSVHTVSFICRRVSDAPPSTVAPAFVVMKFDQEGNVTSFEKKKTELCQELSLQARDLRFQHTTSLTARNNCIILRMAALKAILTPESLMVLDFRGLGLERWLVLELAPQLASQTHTLPFEFRALEAILQHKVNTLQARLNEVEPVILDTLESLVDPKILSADRSKLHVLLQNSKSLSELETDIKMFKDSMLKVLDEDETVEEFCLTKWTDPRVFEESSLGIDHAEEMELLLENYYMQAEELGNRARELKGLIDDSESVIFINLDSHRNVMMRLNLQLTMGSFSLSLFGLIGVAFGMNLTTAFEDDPRAFWLVTGFMFLGSGLIWRRLLSFLGRHLETSVPPRIPPIWKRNMRPSDIKAGVR from the exons ATGTA CTCTGTACATACAG TGTCCTTTATCTGCAGAAGAGTCTCAGACGCCCCTCCTTCCACTGTAGCTCCGGCATTTGTAGTG ATGAAGTTTGACCAAGAGGGAAATGTGACGTCATTTG aaaaaaagaagacggAGCTTTGCCAGGAGTTAAGTCTTCAAGCCAGAGACCTACGCTTCCAACACACTACCAGCCTCACTGCTAGAAATAACTGCATTATTTTACGAATGGCG GCCTTGAAAGCCATCTTGACCCCGGAGTCTCTTATGGTCTTGGATTTTCGTGGTCTTGGACTGGAGCGCTGGTTAGTTCTGGAGCTCGCCCCCCAGCTAGCGTCACAGACGCACACTCTGCCCTTCGAGTTCAGAGCACTGGAAGCCATCCTGCAGCACAAG GTAAACACGCTGCAAGCCCGCTTGAATGAAGTTGAACCAGTCATATTGGATACGCTGGAATCCCTCGTAGACCCTAAAATCCTTTCTGCTGATAGAAGTAAACTACATGTACTTCTGCAGAATAGCAAGAG CTTATCAGAgttggagacagacataaaaatGTTTAAGGACTCCATGCTGAAGGTCTTGGATGAGGATGAGACGGTTGAAGAGTTCTGTCTCACAAAATGGACAGACCCAAGAGTTTT TGAAGAGAGCAGTTTGGGTATTGACCACGCTGAGGAGATGGAGCTTTTATTGGAGAATTATTATATGCAG GCCGAGGAACTtgggaacagagccagagagctGAAGGGTCTGATAGACGACTCTGAGAGTGTAATCTTTATCAATCTGGACAG CCACCGGAACGTGATGATGCGACTGAATCTGCAGCTGACCATGGGGTCCTTCTCCCTTTCCTTATTTGGCCTAATAGGTGTGGCGTTTGGAATGAATTTGACAACAGCTTTCGAAGAT GACCCCCGCGCTTTCTGGCTGGTAACAGGTTTCATGTTCTTGGGCAGTGGGCTGATATGGAGGCGACTTTTATCATTTTTGGGACGGCATCTAGAGACTTCAGTACCCCCACGA ATCCCTCCAATTTGGAAGAGGAATATGAGACCATCAGACATCAAGGCTGGGGTCAGATGA
- the LOC101484829 gene encoding integrin beta-2-like isoform X1, translating into MAVKLSHLFLLLVMPSFSLTSGQKCSTSDSSCNQCIQSGPECAWCTAPNSSIHCHTVKGLQRAGCHKGHIYKPQSSVQVIRNDSRTDIADAKTIFLQPQELAIHLRPGVSQSFPLSISMPSDHPTTDLTLDTSNVPAGLNITFSSITTGNPLLMQVTVEAAQCPSKSDISNQNSTGPWSVQITPRGFAKSVALEVTLQCQCSCTENREENSPTCSSHGALVCGRCVCYQPYVGNLCQTDITSFESENEDSCRSRPGAPVCSGRGVCVSGMCHCNQRENPEKIRGQFCECTNFDCPYHENRICGGNGICECGMCRCYANWTGSDCSCSTETASCVAKNQQLCNGRGNCVCGKCQCLPQYQGPTCEDCPVCVAH; encoded by the exons ATGGCTGTGAAGCTGTCCCATCTCTTCTTGCTGCTGGTTATGCCGAGTTTCAGTTTGACCAGTGGACAAAAATGCTCCACATCTGACTCCAGCTGCAATCAGTGCATCCAATCCGGCCCTGAGTGCGCTTGGTGCACTGCCCCCAACTCTAGCATTCACTGTCATACTGTGAAGGGGCTGCAGAGAGCTGGCTGTCATAAAGGTCATATATATAAACCTCAAAGCAGTGTGCAGGTCATCAGGAATGACAGCAG AACAGACATAGCAGATGCCAAAACCATCTTCCTGCAGCCCCAGGAGCTCGCCATTCATTTGAGGCCAGGTGTGAGCCAGTCCTTTCCTCTGTCAATCTCTATGCCAAGTGATCATCCTACCACAGACCTGACTCTAGACACCAGCAACGTGCCAGCTGGTCTCAACATCACATTCAGTAGCATAACTACAGGAAACCCCTTACTCATGCAG GTAACTGTGGAAGCAGCACAATGTCCCAGTAAGAGTGACATCTCAAACCAGAACAGCACTGGACCCTGGTCTGTCCAGATCACACCCAGAGGCTTTGCAAAGAGTGTGGCGTTGGAGGTAACTTTGCAGT GTCAGTGTAGTTGCACTGaaaacagagaggaaaacaGTCCCACCTGCAGCAGCCACGGGGCGCTCGTGTGTGGGCGTTGTGTGTGCTATCAGCCTTATGTTGGAAACCTTTGTCAGACTGACATAACTTCCTTTGAGTCAGAAAATGAAGACTCCTGTCGCTCACGCCCTGGCGCCCCGGTGTGCAGCGgccggggtgtgtgtgtgtcgggcaTGTGTCACTGCAACCAGCGGGAAAATCCAGAAAAGATACGCGGACAATTCTGTGAGTGCACAAACTTTGACTGTCCATACCACGAGAacag AATATGCGGAGGCAATGGGATATGCGAGTGTGGAATGTGCCGCTGTTATGCGAACTGGACAGGTAgtgactgcagctgcagcacggAAACTGCTTCCTGTGTGGCAAAAAACCAGCAGCTGTGCAACGGTAGGGGGAACTGCGTCTGTGGAAAGTGCCAGTGTTTGCCACAGTACCAAGGGCCGACCTGTGAGGACTGCCCTGTTTGTGTAGCACATTAG
- the LOC101484829 gene encoding integrin beta-1-B-like isoform X2, which produces MAVKLSHLFLLLVMPSFSLTSGQKCSTSDSSCNQCIQSGPECAWCTAPNSSIHCHTVKGLQRAGCHKGHIYKPQSSVQVIRNDSRTDIADAKTIFLQPQELAIHLRPGVSQSFPLSISMPSDHPTTDLTLDTSNVPAGLNITFSSITTGNPLLMQVTVEAAQCPSKSDISNQNSTGPWSVQITPRGFAKSVALEVTLQCQCSCTENREENSPTCSSHGALVCGRCVCYQPYVGNLCQTDITSFESENEDSCRSRPGAPVCSGRGVCVSGMCHCNQRENPEKIRGQFCECTNFDCPYHENRICGGNGICECGMCRCYANWTGSDCSCSTETASCVAKNQQLCNGVTESVATSS; this is translated from the exons ATGGCTGTGAAGCTGTCCCATCTCTTCTTGCTGCTGGTTATGCCGAGTTTCAGTTTGACCAGTGGACAAAAATGCTCCACATCTGACTCCAGCTGCAATCAGTGCATCCAATCCGGCCCTGAGTGCGCTTGGTGCACTGCCCCCAACTCTAGCATTCACTGTCATACTGTGAAGGGGCTGCAGAGAGCTGGCTGTCATAAAGGTCATATATATAAACCTCAAAGCAGTGTGCAGGTCATCAGGAATGACAGCAG AACAGACATAGCAGATGCCAAAACCATCTTCCTGCAGCCCCAGGAGCTCGCCATTCATTTGAGGCCAGGTGTGAGCCAGTCCTTTCCTCTGTCAATCTCTATGCCAAGTGATCATCCTACCACAGACCTGACTCTAGACACCAGCAACGTGCCAGCTGGTCTCAACATCACATTCAGTAGCATAACTACAGGAAACCCCTTACTCATGCAG GTAACTGTGGAAGCAGCACAATGTCCCAGTAAGAGTGACATCTCAAACCAGAACAGCACTGGACCCTGGTCTGTCCAGATCACACCCAGAGGCTTTGCAAAGAGTGTGGCGTTGGAGGTAACTTTGCAGT GTCAGTGTAGTTGCACTGaaaacagagaggaaaacaGTCCCACCTGCAGCAGCCACGGGGCGCTCGTGTGTGGGCGTTGTGTGTGCTATCAGCCTTATGTTGGAAACCTTTGTCAGACTGACATAACTTCCTTTGAGTCAGAAAATGAAGACTCCTGTCGCTCACGCCCTGGCGCCCCGGTGTGCAGCGgccggggtgtgtgtgtgtcgggcaTGTGTCACTGCAACCAGCGGGAAAATCCAGAAAAGATACGCGGACAATTCTGTGAGTGCACAAACTTTGACTGTCCATACCACGAGAacag AATATGCGGAGGCAATGGGATATGCGAGTGTGGAATGTGCCGCTGTTATGCGAACTGGACAGGTAgtgactgcagctgcagcacggAAACTGCTTCCTGTGTGGCAAAAAACCAGCAGCTGTGCAACG GTGTGACAGAAAGTGTGGCTACCTCATCGTGA